In Oxalobacteraceae bacterium OTU3CINTB1, the sequence GGAGCCGACCTGGATGATTTGCTTGTTGAGCGCGGCGATGCCGGCCAGCGATTCGTTGATCGACGGCAGCATCGTGGTGCGCTGCTGGTCGACCGAGACGCGCTGGGTCGCGGTCAGGTTGTAGATGCTGTTGATCTGTTGCGACATCGCGTTGGCCATCGTGATGACCTGCTGGCGCAGCGGCGTCGAGGTCGGATCGACGGCGGCCGCGTTGAGCGCCTTGAAGAAGTTGTCGACCCCGTAGCTGATGCTCGAGGTCTTGTCGGCCATCACCTTTTCCAGCTGGGTCAGGTAGGGCTGGATCTGCCCGCGCTGGCCAAGGTCCGAGTTGGCGCGCCACATCTGCTGCGACTTGTAGGAATCGCTAAAGCGCAGCAGCGCGCCGACCTGCACACCGTTGCCCGGGCTGTTGACGCCGGGATCGGAACCGATCGACTGCAACAGCACGCCCTGGCGGGTGTAGCCCTTGGTCTGCAGGTTGGCGACGTTCTGGCTGGCGGTGTTGATGGCGGCTTGGGCGGCCAGGGCGCCGGACAATGCATTGTATGAGATGCTCATGGTGCTGGGTCTTTCCTGGTGAAGGCCGAAGGAGCGGTCGCTTGCAGCGCTAACGCTGGCACGAGCGCTCCGTTATCAGTACAAGGCGACAGCGAAGCGGCCAGGATTAAGCGCTGCCCGCATAAAATTTCCGTTCGGGAAGTTTTCCCGGCTCAGGCGGCCGGTGCGGCGCCGTTCACGCCGGCCGGGGAGGCCGGAGCGGCGTCGGCTTTCGGCGCCGCCGCCACCGGGGCCGCCGCCGGCAGCAACTGGCGCAGGATGACGTCGGCCACGCCGAAGGCGCGGCGGCCGGCCATCTGGTCGGCCACCAGGTTGTCGGCCATGTCCAGCATGTCCTGGTTGACCTTGTTTTTGAAGACGCTGTCCTCGGCCGACAGTTCGCGCGTGCCCGAGCGCATCTGGTGCAGCATGTGGCTGATGAAGAAACTCTCGAACTTGACGGCCGCCTGCGTGACCTTGGCGCGGTAGGCCGGATCGACCGTGTCGCCCGGCTGGGCCGCCGCCGGCGCCACATGCACGTCGCTCAGCTTGTCGGCGATGCCGGGAATCAGCTTGCTGGGATCGAAAGGGGCTTGGATGCTCATGGGGCGCTTTCAGTGACGATTAGATGACGACCAGTTCGCCTTCGATGGCACCGGCGTGGTCGAGCGCCTGCAGGATCGCCATGATGTCGTCGGGCGAGGCGCCCAGGCTGTTGATGACGTCGATGATGCCTTGCAGCTTGGCGCCGGCCGGCCAGTTGAACATCTGGCCCGAGCCCTGGTCGACGCTGACCTGCGATTGCGGCGTGGCCACGGTGTTGCCGGCGGCCAGGGCGTTCGGCTGGCTGACCTTGGTGCTCTCGGAGATCACCACCTTGAGCGAGCCGTGGGTGACGGCGGCCGCGCGCACGCGCAGGCCCTCGGCGATGACCACGGTGCCGGTGCGCGAATTGAACACTACTTTCGGCGAATCGTCGCCGACGTCGATCGACAGCGCTTCGAGCTTGGCCATGAACGCGATGCGCTGGGTCGGGTTGGCCGGGGCCACCACGTCGACGCTGGTGGCGTCGCTGGCGGTGGCGATGTCGCCGAAGCGCTTGTTGATCGAATCGACAATATTGATGGCGGTCTGGAAGTGCGGGTGGCGCAGCGACAGGCGCACGCTTGGCTTGGTGGCGAAATCGGTGGCGATCTCGCGTTCGATCGCCGCGCCGCTCGGGATGCGGCCCGAGGTCGGGGTGTTGACGGTCACCGACGAGCCGCTCTTGCCCTGGGCGCTGAAGCCGCCGACCACCACGTTGCCCTGGGCCAGCGCGTAGACTTCGTTGTCGGCCGCGCGCAGCGGGGTCAGCAGCAGGGCGCCGCCGCGCAGGCTCTTGGCGTCGCCCATCGACGACACCACCACGTCGATGTTCTGGCCCTTGCGGTAGCCGGGCGGGAACACCGCCGACACCATCACGGTGGCGACGTTTTTCGATTTGGCGTCGGTGCCGTCGGGCACCTTGACGCCGAACTGCTTGAGCATGTTGATGACGGACTGGCTGGCGAACTTGACCTGGGTCGAGTCGCCGCTGCCGTTCAGGCCCACCACCAGGCCGTAGCCGACCAGCGGATTGTCACGCATGCCTTCGACGGCGACCAGGTTGCGCAGCACTTGCGCGGCCTGCGCCGGCACCGTCGCGGTCAGCGTCAGGCACAGCGTCAAGGGCAGGGCGAGAATGCGGTGCAGCTTGCGGAAGTTCATGATGTTCATCCAGGTAATTAAAACGGCCGCCGTTAAAACGGCATATATGGACCGGTGAAGAAACGCGACAGCCAGCCGGCCGATTGCGTGTCGGCCAAGGTGCCCTGGGCCGAGTAGGCGATGCGGGCGTTGGCGATGCGCAGCGACGACACCTGGTTGTTGGCGTCGATGTCGGCCGCGCGCAGGTAGCCGCGCAGGCGGACGAATTCCTCGCCCTGGTTCAGGGTCAGCGTTTTTTCGCCGGACACGCGCAGCAGGCCGTTGGGCAGCACTTCCTGCACGATCACGGTGATGGCGCCGGTCAAAGCGTTCTGCTGGGTGCTGGTGGCGTCGCCGGCGAAGTTGGTCGACGAGCCCAGGCCGATGGATGCTTTGGGGAACACCTTGCCCAACAGGCTGGGGGCGTTGATGTTGTTGTCCGAATCCTTGGAATAGCTGGTGCCGGCCTTCTTGCTGGCCTGCGTGGTTTCCTGCAGGCTCACGGTGACGACGTCGCCGACGCGGAAGGCGCGGCTGTCGGAGGTCAGCGACAGGCCGACGTCGGGACTGTAGACGCCGCCCGAGCTGCCCTTCGGTCCCATCACGCGCGAGATCGTCGGCGCCTCGTCGGACGGACCGGGGCGCACCGGCGGCGGTTGGATCGCGGCACACCCGGCCAGCAGCGAGGCCGCGACCACCAGTGCCAGGGTGTGCGATGCGGCTTTCATCAGCGTGCCGCCTGCGCCAGGTATTGCAGCATGTTGTCGGCGGCCGACAGCACCTTGGTGTTCATTTCGTAGGTGCGCTGGGCGGCGATCATGTCGACCATTTCCTCGACCACTTGCACATTCGAGCCTTCCAGGGTGCCTTGCTTGAGCTTGCCCCACTGGGCGGTGCCCGGCGCGCCTTCGGTCGGTGTGCCGCTCGAGGCGGTTTCGGCGAACAGGTTCTCGCCCAGCGCCATCAGGCCGGTCGGGTTGATGAAGCTGGTCAGGGTCAGCTGGCCCAGCTGGCTCGGGGTGGCGGTGCCGGCGATGGTGGCCGAGACGGTGCCGTCCTCGCCGATGGTCAGCGCGGTGGCGGTCGGCGGCACGGTGATCTGCGGGATTAGCGGCAGGCCGTGGGCGTTGACCAGGATGCCGTTGGCGTCGACCTGCAACTGGCCGGCGCGGGTGTAGGCGGTCTCGCCGTTGGGCTGGCGCACGGCCATGAAACCGTTGCCCATGACGGCGACGTCGAGGTCGCGGCCGGTCGTTTGCAGGCTGCCGTTGGTGAACACTTTTTGCGTGCCGACCATGTGCACGCCGTTACCGAGCTGCACGCCCGACGGCGCCAGCGTGTTGTTGTCGGCCACTTGCGCGCCCGGCTGCTGTTCGATCGAGTAGAACAGGTCCTCGAACACCACGCGGTCGCGCTTGAAGCCGACGGTGTTGGCGTTGGCGAGGTTGTTGGCGATGGCTTGCAGTTTCTGGTC encodes:
- a CDS encoding rod-binding protein, producing the protein MSIQAPFDPSKLIPGIADKLSDVHVAPAAAQPGDTVDPAYRAKVTQAAVKFESFFISHMLHQMRSGTRELSAEDSVFKNKVNQDMLDMADNLVADQMAGRRAFGVADVILRQLLPAAAPVAAAPKADAAPASPAGVNGAAPAA
- a CDS encoding flagellar basal body P-ring protein FlgI, whose amino-acid sequence is MNFRKLHRILALPLTLCLTLTATVPAQAAQVLRNLVAVEGMRDNPLVGYGLVVGLNGSGDSTQVKFASQSVINMLKQFGVKVPDGTDAKSKNVATVMVSAVFPPGYRKGQNIDVVVSSMGDAKSLRGGALLLTPLRAADNEVYALAQGNVVVGGFSAQGKSGSSVTVNTPTSGRIPSGAAIEREIATDFATKPSVRLSLRHPHFQTAINIVDSINKRFGDIATASDATSVDVVAPANPTQRIAFMAKLEALSIDVGDDSPKVVFNSRTGTVVIAEGLRVRAAAVTHGSLKVVISESTKVSQPNALAAGNTVATPQSQVSVDQGSGQMFNWPAGAKLQGIIDVINSLGASPDDIMAILQALDHAGAIEGELVVI
- the flgH gene encoding flagellar basal body L-ring protein FlgH, with product MKAASHTLALVVAASLLAGCAAIQPPPVRPGPSDEAPTISRVMGPKGSSGGVYSPDVGLSLTSDSRAFRVGDVVTVSLQETTQASKKAGTSYSKDSDNNINAPSLLGKVFPKASIGLGSSTNFAGDATSTQQNALTGAITVIVQEVLPNGLLRVSGEKTLTLNQGEEFVRLRGYLRAADIDANNQVSSLRIANARIAYSAQGTLADTQSAGWLSRFFTGPYMPF
- the flgG gene encoding flagellar basal-body rod protein FlgG; this encodes MNPAMWISKTGVQAQDQKLQAIANNLANANTVGFKRDRVVFEDLFYSIEQQPGAQVADNNTLAPSGVQLGNGVHMVGTQKVFTNGSLQTTGRDLDVAVMGNGFMAVRQPNGETAYTRAGQLQVDANGILVNAHGLPLIPQITVPPTATALTIGEDGTVSATIAGTATPSQLGQLTLTSFINPTGLMALGENLFAETASSGTPTEGAPGTAQWGKLKQGTLEGSNVQVVEEMVDMIAAQRTYEMNTKVLSAADNMLQYLAQAAR